In a genomic window of Gemmatimonadota bacterium:
- the waaF gene encoding lipopolysaccharide heptosyltransferase II yields the protein MSEGRVAFRAPGWLGDAVMATVIPMALRRVYAEKDVTVLCTQGLGDLFRGLPVPCAVREFERGTEVDAYREGAFDRVLLGPDSFGSAWRAFRGGVARRGGFATARRGLLLTDRLASARWRRDRHQVENYRELGDLWGETHPTDEPRIVPRGEWVEAAAGLWPKTGPPRVALQPGASYGPAKRWPVERYAALVNALLDRGLDVALVGGPADHAISEEVLSGVSGTVTNLTGKTTVGTLAAILHSADTLVTNDTGPMHLCAAVGTPVVAIFGSTSPLWTGPRGEGHRIVQERLSCAPCFRRACRIGYGCLLGIAVERVLADVETILNRGSA from the coding sequence ATGAGCGAGGGTCGCGTGGCATTTCGCGCTCCGGGCTGGCTGGGGGACGCGGTGATGGCGACAGTAATCCCCATGGCCCTCCGGCGGGTCTATGCGGAGAAGGATGTGACGGTCCTGTGCACTCAGGGACTGGGTGATCTATTCCGAGGGCTTCCGGTTCCCTGCGCTGTGCGCGAGTTTGAACGCGGGACCGAGGTGGATGCGTATCGAGAGGGAGCGTTTGATCGCGTGCTTCTCGGGCCGGATTCCTTCGGGAGTGCATGGAGGGCGTTTCGCGGTGGAGTCGCAAGACGCGGAGGTTTTGCGACGGCGCGGAGGGGACTCCTCCTGACGGACCGGTTGGCGTCCGCTCGTTGGCGCAGGGATCGGCATCAGGTGGAGAACTACCGGGAACTGGGAGACCTCTGGGGAGAGACCCATCCGACGGACGAACCCCGCATCGTGCCGCGTGGGGAATGGGTGGAAGCCGCGGCGGGTCTCTGGCCGAAGACGGGACCTCCTCGCGTGGCATTGCAGCCCGGGGCCAGCTATGGCCCCGCGAAGCGCTGGCCGGTCGAACGCTATGCCGCCCTGGTGAATGCCCTGCTCGATCGAGGGCTGGATGTTGCCCTCGTGGGCGGCCCCGCCGATCATGCGATTTCGGAGGAGGTGCTGTCGGGCGTGTCGGGAACGGTGACGAATCTGACAGGGAAGACGACAGTCGGAACATTGGCCGCAATCCTCCATAGTGCGGACACACTTGTGACCAACGACACCGGACCCATGCATCTGTGCGCTGCGGTGGGCACTCCGGTGGTGGCCATCTTCGGTTCCACAAGTCCGCTGTGGACCGGGCCTCGCGGGGAGGGGCACCGGATTGTTCAGGAGAGACTCTCCTGCGCACCGTGCTTTCGCAGAGCGTGCAGGATAGGCTACGGTTGTCTCCTCGGGATTGCCGTGGAGCGAGTGTTGGCGGATGTGGAGACGATTCTGAATCGGGGGAGCGCATGA
- a CDS encoding glycosyltransferase family 9 protein, translating into MVRKHMERRGKRLLSHALGRVLGEGTATAGESSPDLRCAASVLLIRQHNQLGDMLLSTPVFRAVRACAPNARIDLVAGPENLEAVRGNAHLDEVLLFDKAALRSSPRRALAFLRRLRSPAYEVAIVMNTVAFSVTAAWIAVLSGARQRVGRAGPGGLGADMASGLFHHVLPAPTPGRHQSDVNLDLVTPLGADGGDRRCEIFLTEQEAGKGRLSLDAAIGPGRAGSARVVLHPGAGKIPNRWSAARFGEVASALVRDGHRVVLAAGPGEEHLLHEAEAAAEGALPRLPSMGIRELAGSMAEADLIVANDTGVLHFAAATRTSTLALFGPTDAAEWCPADVGVEVLAAPGADLDSLPVEAVRAAARRMATAAASSRPGPAAEGIVREEPA; encoded by the coding sequence ATGGTGCGAAAACACATGGAGAGACGGGGGAAGCGGCTTCTGTCCCATGCGCTTGGCCGGGTTCTTGGGGAAGGAACCGCTACTGCCGGGGAGAGTTCGCCGGATCTTCGGTGTGCGGCCTCCGTCCTCCTCATCCGCCAGCACAACCAACTGGGCGACATGCTCCTCTCGACGCCGGTGTTTCGTGCGGTGCGTGCGTGTGCTCCGAATGCGCGGATTGACCTTGTGGCCGGGCCGGAGAACCTCGAAGCGGTGCGGGGAAACGCGCATCTGGATGAGGTTCTGCTCTTTGACAAGGCGGCGTTGCGGAGTTCTCCGAGGAGAGCGCTCGCGTTCCTGAGGCGATTGCGGTCCCCGGCGTATGAGGTGGCCATCGTGATGAACACGGTGGCGTTTTCCGTGACGGCCGCGTGGATCGCGGTGCTTTCAGGAGCGAGGCAGCGTGTGGGGAGAGCCGGTCCGGGGGGTCTGGGAGCGGACATGGCATCGGGGTTGTTCCATCATGTCCTTCCGGCTCCAACGCCGGGCCGACACCAGTCGGATGTCAACCTGGATCTTGTGACGCCGTTGGGCGCGGACGGTGGGGACCGCCGCTGCGAGATCTTCCTCACGGAACAGGAGGCGGGCAAGGGGCGGCTGTCGCTGGATGCGGCCATCGGTCCCGGCAGGGCGGGGAGTGCTCGCGTGGTGCTGCATCCGGGGGCCGGGAAGATTCCGAACCGATGGAGTGCGGCGCGGTTCGGCGAGGTTGCGTCGGCGCTGGTGCGCGACGGGCATCGCGTGGTGCTGGCGGCGGGACCCGGCGAGGAGCACCTTCTGCATGAGGCGGAGGCAGCCGCTGAGGGCGCTCTTCCGCGCCTTCCTTCGATGGGAATCCGGGAACTGGCCGGCAGCATGGCGGAAGCGGATCTGATCGTGGCCAACGACACCGGCGTGTTGCACTTTGCAGCCGCCACACGGACGAGCACGCTGGCGCTCTTCGGACCGACGGACGCTGCGGAATGGTGTCCCGCCGATGTGGGGGTCGAAGTGCTGGCCGCGCCGGGTGCGGATCTGGACTCGCTGCCGGTGGAAGCGGTGCGCGCGGCGGCCAGACGAATGGCCACTGCCGCAGCCTCCTCCCGCCCCGGACCGGCGGCGGAAGGAATCGTCAGGGAGGAACCCGCATGA
- a CDS encoding glycosyltransferase family 9 protein — translation MFRALELLLARRARGASLSFGDSLDSTRDILLCAVGGTADLLSVLPAARALAERFRLARIHVLASPETVGVLEARSEIFEVIPWSAAPGSALSRGFWETVRDLRRRSFDMAVAFDEGDARLERILMGLCGARLRVGVHPQGFDAGLNLVITTAVAPGYRPVREPGFLSFLGIPSESLLPGLDLPVKDLQYARRLLDLRRTGRAKLLVGVDPGAGRCGFHPSPEKLAWLVETLAEKREAEPIVLTDGSGASWTEAFQDALSTPTLDIAPRGTRDVLACLAGCDLFLAGNTDLFHVAVALGIPSIGLFGAEDGARWTPPESGRCRIIRYRPGDRVVSADFLELADSVREGRMPPEPQERDTSRAAEDSPAGETIRLDPA, via the coding sequence GTGTTCCGAGCATTGGAGCTGTTGCTCGCCCGGCGTGCCCGAGGGGCTTCGCTGAGTTTCGGGGACTCGCTGGATTCAACCCGTGACATTCTGCTCTGCGCCGTAGGGGGAACCGCGGACCTCTTGTCCGTACTGCCCGCCGCGCGCGCGCTGGCGGAACGGTTCCGGCTGGCTCGGATCCATGTACTGGCCAGTCCCGAAACCGTCGGTGTGCTGGAGGCGCGCTCGGAGATCTTCGAAGTCATTCCCTGGTCCGCTGCACCGGGGTCCGCTCTCTCCCGCGGATTCTGGGAGACGGTTCGAGATCTGCGGCGCCGGTCATTTGACATGGCGGTGGCCTTCGACGAAGGGGACGCCCGGCTGGAGAGAATCCTGATGGGTCTTTGCGGTGCACGCCTGAGAGTGGGAGTGCACCCGCAGGGCTTCGACGCGGGGCTGAACCTCGTCATCACTACGGCGGTGGCTCCGGGGTACCGGCCGGTTCGGGAACCGGGCTTTCTCTCGTTTCTGGGCATTCCTTCCGAGTCGCTGCTTCCCGGGTTGGACCTGCCGGTAAAGGATCTGCAGTACGCCCGGCGTCTGCTGGACCTTCGGAGAACGGGTCGCGCGAAGCTGCTGGTTGGCGTGGATCCGGGAGCGGGTCGCTGCGGATTCCATCCGTCGCCTGAGAAACTTGCGTGGCTGGTAGAGACGCTCGCGGAGAAGCGCGAAGCGGAGCCGATTGTTCTGACGGATGGCAGTGGCGCGTCATGGACCGAGGCCTTTCAGGACGCGCTCAGCACGCCCACGCTGGATATTGCGCCACGCGGGACACGGGATGTCCTGGCGTGCCTTGCCGGTTGTGATCTTTTCCTGGCCGGGAATACGGACCTGTTCCATGTTGCCGTCGCATTGGGGATTCCCTCCATCGGTCTGTTTGGCGCGGAGGATGGAGCGCGATGGACTCCTCCTGAATCGGGTCGATGCCGGATTATTCGCTATCGTCCCGGGGATCGAGTGGTCTCGGCCGACTTCCTGGAGCTGGCGGATTCCGTCCGCGAAGGCAGGATGCCCCCGGAACCGCAGGAGAGGGACACTTCCCGGGCGGCTGAAGACTCTCCGGCTGGGGAGACCATCCGACTGGACCCCGCCTGA
- a CDS encoding PfkB family carbohydrate kinase → MTLDGHRARLAELLRRMKGIRVLVLGDLVADEYVYGETRRVSREAPVLILQRVGGKVIPGGAGNAVLNVAALGGVPVPVGIVGPGATADRLVAEFERRGIETASIVRDSVRPTVRKTRVMAGGAHGQKQQVLRIDEADEAPVSSEAEEALLARGVEWARQADAVILSDYGYGTLTDRVIEEVLAVANARGLPVCADSRYRLRAFRGVTFATPNEEEAAQAVGGDPGQDHGQVADRLRERLNASFALVTRGRDGMIVSEGSSAPVEIPAWGEAEAADVTGAGDTVAATTTLAIAAGASPADAARLASITAGIVVTKHGAATTTPGEVARLAGL, encoded by the coding sequence ATGACGCTGGACGGACACCGTGCAAGGCTCGCCGAACTTCTTCGACGCATGAAGGGGATTCGTGTGCTGGTACTGGGCGATCTCGTCGCGGACGAATATGTGTACGGGGAAACGCGCCGCGTCTCCAGGGAAGCACCCGTCTTGATCCTGCAGCGTGTGGGCGGGAAAGTGATTCCGGGAGGCGCTGGCAATGCCGTACTGAATGTTGCGGCTCTGGGCGGCGTGCCCGTGCCGGTTGGGATTGTCGGTCCGGGAGCGACCGCGGACCGTCTGGTCGCGGAGTTCGAGCGCCGGGGTATTGAGACCGCTTCGATCGTGCGGGACTCGGTACGCCCCACCGTGCGGAAGACACGGGTCATGGCCGGTGGGGCACATGGCCAGAAGCAGCAGGTTCTTCGCATCGACGAAGCGGATGAAGCCCCCGTCTCGTCGGAGGCCGAAGAGGCCCTCCTTGCGCGGGGCGTGGAGTGGGCCCGGCAGGCGGATGCCGTGATTCTGTCGGATTACGGGTACGGCACGCTGACGGATCGCGTGATTGAGGAAGTGCTGGCCGTAGCGAATGCGCGCGGTCTTCCGGTCTGCGCGGACTCCCGATACCGGCTGAGAGCATTTCGAGGCGTCACCTTCGCGACGCCCAACGAAGAAGAAGCGGCGCAGGCGGTGGGGGGAGACCCGGGACAAGACCACGGCCAGGTGGCGGATCGTCTGCGAGAGAGGCTGAATGCCTCTTTTGCACTGGTGACCCGGGGACGCGACGGGATGATCGTCTCAGAAGGAAGCAGCGCGCCGGTGGAGATTCCCGCGTGGGGCGAAGCCGAAGCCGCCGATGTCACGGGCGCCGGGGATACCGTTGCAGCGACGACCACGCTGGCGATCGCTGCCGGCGCCTCCCCGGCGGATGCGGCGCGTCTGGCCAGCATCACGGCGGGAATCGTGGTCACCAAGCATGGGGCCGCGACGACGACCCCCGGAGAGGTGGCGAGACTTGCGGGACTGTAA
- a CDS encoding glycosyltransferase family 4 protein gives MTHQGDLGGATRSITWLCRGLAERGHRVFVACRGESRLAAALAADPVTLVETDLSRGPGLVADAFRWRRWVREHEIDVVNAHASLDRHLASYLRVLGFRGAVVHTRRNVPLTTGGRVRAAFDAATTDAIVCVSERVACQVVAAGVPEERVHTILNGLPMDRVAPSSGESSELRQRLNLDPGTPVVGVVARRKSQEDLLRAVIRLERPVEILFAGVEEDPELLSLARELPEGSRLHCLGYIGEVAAVLGLLDVFVLPSSIEGFSLALLEAMARGLPCIATDAGGNREALADGAGILVPPGDVRALANALAGLLDDADARREMGESARDRARDRFHVNRTVERTAALYQSILAGG, from the coding sequence ATGACCCACCAGGGGGATCTGGGCGGCGCCACGCGATCCATCACTTGGCTCTGTCGGGGCCTTGCTGAAAGAGGGCATCGTGTGTTTGTGGCATGTCGGGGAGAGAGTCGCCTTGCGGCGGCGCTGGCCGCGGATCCCGTGACGCTGGTGGAGACGGATCTCTCTCGCGGGCCGGGTCTCGTGGCGGATGCCTTCCGCTGGCGACGCTGGGTGCGGGAGCATGAGATCGATGTGGTCAATGCCCACGCGTCGCTGGACCGGCACTTGGCTTCCTATCTACGAGTCCTGGGGTTTCGCGGCGCGGTCGTACATACGCGAAGGAATGTCCCGCTCACCACAGGAGGGCGCGTCCGCGCTGCCTTCGACGCGGCCACCACGGATGCGATCGTCTGCGTGTCGGAGCGTGTGGCTTGTCAGGTCGTGGCGGCGGGGGTTCCCGAGGAGCGGGTTCACACCATCCTGAACGGCCTGCCCATGGACCGGGTGGCGCCGTCTTCCGGGGAGTCGTCTGAACTTCGTCAAAGGCTGAACCTCGACCCGGGAACGCCGGTTGTGGGGGTCGTGGCCCGGCGCAAGTCGCAGGAAGACCTCCTTCGTGCGGTCATTCGCCTGGAGAGGCCCGTGGAGATTCTCTTTGCCGGAGTGGAGGAAGATCCGGAACTCCTGAGTCTTGCCCGCGAGCTGCCGGAGGGCAGCCGGCTCCACTGCCTTGGGTATATCGGCGAGGTCGCGGCGGTACTGGGACTCCTGGATGTCTTCGTGCTGCCCTCCTCCATTGAGGGGTTTTCGTTGGCGTTGCTGGAGGCGATGGCGCGGGGCCTTCCGTGTATCGCCACGGATGCGGGAGGGAATCGCGAAGCCCTCGCCGACGGTGCGGGGATCCTTGTACCGCCCGGGGATGTCCGCGCACTGGCGAATGCGCTTGCCGGGCTGCTGGATGACGCGGATGCTCGGCGGGAAATGGGGGAGAGTGCGCGAGACAGGGCGCGGGATCGCTTTCATGTGAACCGCACGGTGGAGCGGACTGCCGCTCTCTACCAGAGCATTCTTGCGGGAGGATGA
- a CDS encoding glycosyltransferase family 9 protein, which translates to MSAPQSILICRLSALGDIVLSQPVAAGLRAAYPDAHIAYLARRPLGRILSACAEIDALHEWEGGHAGLPPGVAEREWELVVDLSATGRSRRLLRGVRRQRVLRASKQSVRRRALVMCRALGTWRFHVDPAVDRTLSVLKKANIPVLSRRPRLAVNGTPNPSRVLLAPGGGRALKRWAPSRFSGIGRRVTEAGGSVVIAGAADERALLEEVAGGIPQGSVEIRAGEDPERLPEVVAECGVALTNDSGLLHVAEAVGVPVVAVFGATHPDLGFGPLDSASTVIHTGISCSPCDIHGPNRCRYAHGRCLTDISEEQVWLAVESRMRSEAS; encoded by the coding sequence ATGAGTGCCCCGCAGTCGATCCTGATCTGCCGCCTTTCGGCATTGGGAGACATCGTCCTGTCGCAGCCGGTCGCCGCGGGTCTTCGCGCGGCGTATCCCGATGCGCACATTGCCTATCTGGCCAGGCGCCCGCTGGGGCGGATCCTCTCCGCCTGTGCGGAGATTGACGCACTGCATGAGTGGGAAGGAGGACATGCGGGCCTTCCCCCGGGGGTGGCGGAACGGGAGTGGGAACTGGTGGTGGATCTGTCGGCCACGGGGCGAAGCCGTCGCCTCCTGCGGGGAGTGCGGCGGCAGCGGGTACTACGCGCATCGAAGCAGTCCGTGCGACGGCGCGCGCTCGTGATGTGCCGGGCACTGGGGACCTGGAGATTCCATGTGGACCCGGCAGTGGACCGAACCCTCAGCGTGCTGAAGAAGGCGAACATCCCGGTCTTGAGCCGGCGCCCGAGGCTTGCGGTGAATGGGACGCCCAACCCTTCGCGTGTCCTCCTCGCACCCGGAGGGGGCCGCGCGCTGAAGCGATGGGCACCGAGTCGGTTCTCCGGCATCGGGCGCCGTGTGACGGAAGCGGGCGGGAGCGTCGTGATCGCAGGAGCCGCGGATGAGCGCGCGCTGCTCGAAGAGGTGGCAGGCGGTATTCCGCAAGGCTCCGTGGAGATTCGAGCGGGTGAGGATCCTGAGCGTCTGCCCGAAGTCGTCGCGGAGTGCGGAGTGGCTCTGACCAATGATTCCGGACTGCTGCATGTCGCCGAAGCGGTGGGCGTTCCCGTGGTGGCGGTCTTCGGGGCCACCCACCCCGACCTGGGATTCGGGCCGTTGGACTCCGCCTCCACCGTGATTCACACGGGGATTTCGTGCAGCCCGTGCGATATCCATGGACCGAACCGCTGTCGGTACGCGCATGGGCGCTGCCTGACGGACATTTCCGAGGAGCAGGTATGGCTCGCGGTGGAATCGCGCATGAGGAGTGAGGCTTCGTGA
- a CDS encoding adenylyltransferase/cytidyltransferase family protein, whose translation MRDCNERVLKLDELAAEVRQLRADASGLRVVLANGIFDLLHVGHVRYLLGARSVGDFLIVAVNDDASAARHKGPGRPFVCARERAEMVASLRGVDRVVLFGEDTVEAVLRAIRPDIHAKGTDYTEESVPEREMTASLGGRTVIVGDPKDHSSTNLLEVILERTGRTE comes from the coding sequence TTGCGGGACTGTAATGAGCGTGTCCTGAAACTGGATGAACTGGCGGCCGAAGTCCGGCAGCTGCGAGCGGACGCGTCCGGCCTTCGTGTGGTTCTGGCGAACGGGATCTTCGATCTCCTGCATGTGGGGCATGTCCGCTATCTGCTGGGGGCTCGAAGCGTGGGGGACTTCCTGATCGTGGCGGTGAACGATGATGCTTCCGCAGCCCGGCACAAGGGCCCGGGTCGTCCCTTTGTCTGCGCACGCGAGCGCGCGGAGATGGTGGCGTCGCTGCGTGGAGTCGATCGGGTGGTGCTCTTCGGCGAAGATACGGTGGAGGCTGTTCTCCGGGCGATTCGACCGGACATCCACGCGAAGGGAACCGACTACACCGAGGAATCGGTCCCCGAGCGGGAGATGACGGCCTCTCTGGGAGGGCGAACGGTGATTGTCGGTGATCCCAAGGACCACTCTTCGACGAATCTCCTTGAAGTGATTCTGGAGAGAACCGGACGAACCGAGTGA
- the nadB gene encoding L-aspartate oxidase — protein sequence MTDRKTCDVLVLGSGIAGLSYALKASRYGRVLLLTKKTSTESNTNHAQGGVASVTDPADSFELHIRDTMVAGAGLCRRDAVDRVVREGPELVRELVKLGADFTRTETGGFSLGREGGHTRRRIVHAKDLTGREIERALLAAIASRENIEILENHFALDLWTGPDASGQSRCHGALYLDCQSGRVGLAHARQTMLATGGGGKVYTFTTNPDIATADGVAMGARAGCEVVNMEFVQFHPTCLFHPDEKTFLISEAVRGEGAVLRDQAGMELMAGRHELGSLAPRDVVAREMDRAMKRRGDKFVLLDVSSIGNELFVERFPGISERLSLHGIVPGVDPIPVVPAAHYMCGGLPVDEFGRTSVAGLFAAGEVACSGVHGANRLASNSLLEALVYANRAAQVPPEAEVGPPPPPPAGPGTAAPRPDQGVVLDHEWDSVRRLMWDFVGLARTRASLDVACARLSIRLKEAEARYRKWEPNTDLAELRNITLVGRLLAEAARGRRESRGLHWVLDHPETDDTACESWVRPEAEGVKVEFRAVEGAGSS from the coding sequence ATGACTGACCGGAAGACCTGCGATGTTCTCGTGCTCGGGAGTGGCATCGCGGGGCTCTCCTACGCGCTGAAGGCGTCGCGGTACGGACGAGTGCTCCTCTTGACGAAGAAGACCTCCACGGAATCCAACACGAACCATGCACAGGGAGGCGTGGCATCCGTGACGGATCCGGCGGACAGTTTCGAGTTGCACATTCGAGACACCATGGTTGCCGGTGCCGGCCTTTGCCGACGGGATGCCGTCGACCGCGTTGTGCGGGAGGGGCCGGAGCTGGTTCGGGAACTCGTGAAACTGGGAGCGGACTTTACAAGGACGGAAACGGGTGGCTTCTCACTGGGGCGCGAGGGCGGGCATACACGGAGGCGGATCGTCCATGCAAAGGACCTGACGGGCCGCGAGATCGAACGCGCCCTTCTGGCCGCGATCGCTTCCCGGGAGAACATCGAGATTCTGGAAAACCACTTCGCGCTGGACCTCTGGACGGGGCCGGACGCATCCGGGCAGTCGCGCTGCCACGGGGCGCTCTACCTGGATTGCCAGTCAGGGCGGGTAGGTCTTGCGCATGCGCGCCAGACCATGCTTGCCACCGGTGGCGGCGGGAAGGTCTACACATTCACGACCAATCCGGACATCGCGACGGCGGACGGCGTGGCCATGGGGGCCCGGGCCGGATGCGAAGTGGTGAACATGGAGTTCGTGCAGTTCCATCCGACCTGCCTGTTTCACCCGGACGAGAAGACCTTTCTGATCAGCGAAGCAGTTCGTGGCGAAGGTGCGGTCCTGAGAGATCAGGCAGGCATGGAACTGATGGCCGGGCGACACGAGCTGGGATCGCTGGCACCGCGAGATGTCGTGGCTCGAGAAATGGACCGCGCGATGAAGCGCCGTGGCGACAAGTTCGTGCTGCTCGATGTCTCTTCGATCGGAAACGAGCTCTTCGTGGAGCGTTTCCCCGGGATTTCGGAGAGACTTTCGCTGCATGGGATCGTCCCGGGTGTGGACCCGATCCCGGTGGTGCCTGCGGCCCACTATATGTGCGGCGGACTTCCGGTGGACGAGTTCGGGAGGACGAGCGTGGCGGGCCTGTTTGCGGCAGGTGAGGTGGCGTGTAGCGGCGTTCACGGTGCGAATCGGCTCGCATCGAACTCGCTCCTGGAGGCTCTGGTCTACGCGAACCGGGCCGCGCAAGTGCCTCCGGAAGCGGAAGTGGGACCCCCGCCTCCCCCCCCGGCCGGGCCGGGTACGGCGGCTCCACGACCAGATCAGGGAGTGGTGTTGGACCATGAGTGGGATTCGGTGCGCCGCCTCATGTGGGATTTTGTGGGCCTAGCGAGAACGCGGGCCAGCCTGGATGTGGCGTGTGCTCGACTCTCGATCCGCTTGAAGGAGGCTGAGGCTCGCTACCGAAAGTGGGAGCCGAATACCGATCTGGCGGAGTTGAGGAATATCACGCTGGTCGGCAGGCTCCTGGCCGAGGCTGCGCGAGGCCGGCGGGAGAGCCGAGGTCTGCACTGGGTGCTGGACCATCCGGAAACGGACGACACGGCTTGCGAGAGTTGGGTGCGTCCGGAGGCGGAAGGCGTGAAAGTGGAGTTTCGCGCGGTGGAAGGTGCGGGATCTTCTTGA
- a CDS encoding ABC transporter ATP-binding protein, whose protein sequence is MIPGTKLRLFRMVLRHGPLLAATLAATAVYALVSGVSLGMILPFLDLLFAGGDPSVGPLPEGAGVLETFRHSVQAWALDRFFSDSPREALLRVCAFLIAAFFLKGLFGYLQAIAAVTLEERVLKDLRDALFTHLQTLSMGWFAGRRAGDLLSRATNDVAVVRKGVSSMFRSLPRDILLVLVYGVIVFVASWRLALLCVVVFPLLSIIIRAIGRRIRRRSRLAQEEMGDVSTLFHEAVTGIRVVKAFGAEGFALARFLEKTRSYLRSVVRLRRVASLAGPIAEWMGALGAVLVLWYGGTRVMDGTGLSPEWFVIFLAAMVSLQHPVRGLTQIHTHLEEGDAAAARIFDILDTEPKVREQSHAKAVTGFRDRLVFDAVSFQYAPDLPVIRDVSLTVARGEVVAVVGPSGSGKSTLVDMIPRFHDPESGRVLLDGVDLKELRLDDLRGLLGIVTQETILFHDTIRANIAFADPSPDEGKLVAAARAANAEAFIRNLPSGYDTIIGDRGTRLSGGERQRVSIARAIYRNPEILIFDEATSALDSESEAQVQEAIDHLMKSRTAVVIAHRLSTVRNAHRIVVLDKGRVVETGDHATLQAKGGLYSRLCEGQFALDRPDARGAE, encoded by the coding sequence ATGATTCCCGGTACGAAGCTTCGTCTATTCCGGATGGTACTCCGGCACGGTCCTCTGCTGGCCGCCACTCTGGCGGCGACGGCGGTGTATGCCCTCGTCAGCGGCGTCTCTCTGGGCATGATCCTCCCGTTTCTGGACCTCCTCTTTGCGGGAGGCGATCCTTCAGTGGGGCCCCTTCCCGAAGGGGCTGGCGTCCTGGAGACATTCCGCCACTCCGTTCAGGCTTGGGCGCTCGACCGTTTCTTCTCCGATTCGCCGCGTGAGGCTCTGCTGCGGGTCTGCGCGTTTCTGATCGCCGCGTTCTTCCTGAAAGGCCTGTTTGGCTATCTTCAGGCGATCGCCGCCGTCACCCTCGAAGAACGGGTGCTGAAAGACCTCCGGGACGCGCTCTTCACCCACCTGCAGACGCTCTCCATGGGATGGTTCGCCGGTCGTCGCGCCGGGGATCTCCTCTCGAGAGCCACCAATGATGTGGCGGTCGTGCGCAAGGGAGTCTCCTCGATGTTCCGGAGTCTCCCTCGCGACATTCTTCTGGTGCTGGTGTACGGAGTGATCGTGTTTGTCGCGAGCTGGCGGCTGGCTCTTCTGTGCGTGGTGGTCTTCCCGCTCCTCTCGATCATCATCCGGGCGATCGGTCGGCGCATTCGGCGCAGATCGCGCCTGGCTCAAGAGGAGATGGGCGATGTGTCCACGCTCTTTCACGAGGCGGTCACGGGGATTCGCGTGGTGAAGGCCTTCGGCGCGGAGGGCTTCGCGCTGGCGCGGTTCCTCGAAAAGACCCGCTCTTACCTGCGAAGCGTGGTTCGCCTTCGTCGCGTGGCGTCTCTGGCCGGGCCCATTGCCGAGTGGATGGGTGCGCTCGGCGCGGTTCTCGTTCTGTGGTACGGCGGCACACGGGTAATGGACGGTACCGGGCTCTCGCCGGAGTGGTTCGTGATCTTCCTCGCGGCCATGGTTTCGCTTCAGCATCCGGTGCGTGGGCTCACCCAGATCCACACACATCTGGAAGAAGGCGACGCGGCCGCCGCCCGGATTTTCGACATACTGGATACCGAACCGAAGGTGCGGGAGCAGTCGCATGCGAAGGCGGTGACCGGATTCCGGGATCGGCTTGTGTTTGATGCCGTGTCCTTTCAGTATGCACCGGATCTTCCCGTGATTCGTGATGTCTCCTTGACGGTGGCTCGCGGTGAGGTAGTGGCGGTCGTCGGGCCCAGCGGTTCCGGGAAATCGACGCTGGTGGATATGATCCCGCGCTTCCACGATCCGGAGTCGGGCCGGGTTCTTCTGGACGGTGTGGATCTGAAGGAACTGCGACTGGATGATCTCCGCGGCCTTCTGGGAATCGTCACGCAGGAGACCATCCTCTTCCACGACACCATCCGTGCGAACATTGCGTTTGCAGACCCGTCTCCCGACGAGGGGAAGTTGGTTGCGGCGGCGCGTGCCGCGAACGCGGAGGCCTTCATCCGCAATCTCCCCTCGGGGTATGACACGATCATCGGGGATCGGGGAACGCGGCTCTCCGGCGGAGAGCGGCAGAGAGTGTCCATCGCGCGGGCGATCTATCGGAATCCGGAGATCCTCATCTTCGACGAGGCCACCTCGGCGCTGGACTCGGAGAGTGAAGCGCAGGTGCAGGAGGCGATTGACCATCTGATGAAGAGTCGGACAGCGGTCGTGATTGCGCATCGGCTTTCGACGGTTCGGAACGCGCATCGGATCGTGGTGCTGGACAAGGGGCGCGTCGTGGAAACGGGTGACCACGCAACCCTCCAGGCGAAGGGGGGACTGTACTCCCGTCTCTGCGAAGGCCAGTTCGCGCTGGACCGGCCCGATGCCCGGGGCGCGGAATGA